Proteins from one Thalassophryne amazonica chromosome 20, fThaAma1.1, whole genome shotgun sequence genomic window:
- the c20h6orf47 gene encoding uncharacterized protein C6orf47 homolog: MMAVAGQAWWWLRSWSSSTAGAQNTKTAAGHQHSGIFSSWTSWIWGVPKDLCDPDSPVEEYWEACEKLQQIDTEDMGAEKETVKSRWWNKILLRFYIYFPTKTKSSALQRRKCDPCGDVDGDVSDYGTPPPSPVPSSRLSSPFRLFAHSWNVEILPEHYEICFNFLRHLFDLFVVGFLWTVSPPAKLILEVFGIQGALRLWFHGMAMFFVSTIGMAGLLWLIQEYLPQFALVYGILQALVISVSIRQSVILGVDEENDEGKKDEMKDKKDHKEKLVLPVKETEVKLKF, encoded by the coding sequence ATGATGGCGGTGGCAGGccaagcatggtggtggctgcGTTCCTGGAGCAGCAGCACTGCTGGAGCCCAGAACACAAAGACAGCAGCAGGACACCAACACAGTGGCATCTTCAGCAGCTGGACATCCTGGATCTGGGGAGTACCCAAAGATCTATGTGATCCAGACAGCCCAGTTGAGGAATACTGGGAGGCATGTGAGAAGCTTCAGCAAATAGATACTGAAGACATGGGTGCTGAAAAGGAGACAGTAAAATCCAGATGGTGGaataaaatcctcctaaggtTCTACATTTACTTTCCCACAAAAACAAAGTCAAGTGCACTACAGCGAAGGAAATGTGATCCATGTGGTGATGTTGATGGAGACGTTTCTGATTATGGAACACCTCCTCCATCTCCTGTTCCATCTTCACGTCTGTCATCGCCTTTTCGTCTCTTTGCACACAGCTGGAATGTGGAAATTCTACCAGAGCATTATGAGATCTGCTTCAATTTCCTCCGACACCTGTTTGATTTGTTTGTGGTGGGCTTCCTTTGGACTGTGTCGCCCCCTGCCAAGCTGATCCTGGAGGTTTTTGGGATTCAGGGAGCGCTGAGATTGTGGTTTCATGGAATGGCTATGTTTTTTGTCTCCACAATTGGTATGGCAGGATTACTCTGGTTGATCCAGGAGTATCTTCCTCAGTTTGCTTTGGTGTATGGAATCTTGCAAGCATTGGTGATATCTGTCAGCATCCGACAGAGTGTGATCCTTGGTGTGGATGAAGAAAATGATGAGGGAAAGAAGGATGAAATGAAGGACAAGAAAGACCATAAAGAAAAGCTTGTGCTGCCTGTAAAGGAGACTGAAGTCAAGTTGAAATTTTG